One Candidatus Synechococcus calcipolaris G9 genomic window carries:
- a CDS encoding PAP/fibrillin family protein: MTKTELLGAIAGLNRGILASPRDRKIVAALAKQVEAANPTPDPFGAVDKLGGDWRLLYTSSQSLLALDRSPVVKLGNIYQCIRPQQQLIYNIAEVYGVPLLEGVISVLARFEPRTEQRAQVYFERSIVGFRNWLNYYSPSQFIPQLQSSRPLAALDLPLNSNDQQGWLDITYLDQDLRIARGNEGSLFILARV, translated from the coding sequence ATGACCAAGACTGAACTGTTGGGGGCGATCGCCGGCCTGAATCGCGGTATTTTGGCATCTCCTCGGGATCGAAAAATTGTGGCGGCCCTTGCTAAACAGGTCGAGGCGGCCAACCCAACGCCGGATCCCTTTGGTGCCGTGGATAAACTGGGGGGCGATTGGCGACTACTCTACACCAGTAGTCAGTCCCTACTGGCCCTGGATCGATCGCCGGTGGTCAAACTCGGGAATATTTACCAATGCATTCGTCCCCAGCAGCAGCTAATTTACAATATTGCCGAAGTCTACGGTGTTCCCCTCCTAGAAGGGGTGATCAGTGTATTAGCTCGCTTTGAACCGAGAACTGAACAACGGGCCCAAGTCTATTTTGAACGCTCCATTGTTGGATTTCGGAACTGGCTGAACTATTATTCTCCTTCTCAGTTTATTCCCCAGCTTCAAAGCAGTCGCCCCCTAGCCGCCCTAGACCTGCCCTTAAATAGTAATGATCAACAGGGTTGGCTAGATATTACCTACCTGGATCAGGATCTGCGGATTGCCCGGGGTAATGAAGGGAGTTTATTTATTTTGGCTCGAGTGTAA
- a CDS encoding mechanosensitive ion channel yields MDIISCSDSANSPLTIFAQMGTPSDFSQGTDFIDRLIPGGLGDLLVQLVGAIALLLLGWIVAILVAKGVNSLLHRTHLDNRLTELVSGQQGGPDSLAIEALISKIIFWVIMLLAVIAALNALNLTEVSRPLNTFLDEISVFLPRLGSAAALGILAWILATIVKTVVTRLGESLNLDQKLVETTTTGAESSELGAEPSEGSDSGDAPTFKLSSTLGNLLYWFVFLFFLPTILGVLNLEGPLQPVQHLLDELLSALPKVLKAILIGGVGWVIARIVKGLVTNLLAAAGADRLIRRLPIQNNQNQYSISALLGMVVYVLILIPTAIAALEALEIQAITVPAVNMLNQILAAVPQIFTAIVILIIAFFVGQFIQTIVTTFLTGLGFDNIFRWIGLPIAVAGSSSSAEVTPDTPENLETQDSTSTYTPSQFIGVVVLVVVMLFAVVAATNVLGFAELTQITTELLRILGQVIAGLVVFAIGLYLANLAFNVIRNSGGGKALILAQAARISIIILVAAMSLQQIGIAPNIINLAFGLLMGALAVAIAIAFGFGGRELAGEQLRHWLEAFQQKDSSR; encoded by the coding sequence ATGGATATAATCAGTTGTTCAGATAGTGCCAACTCACCTTTGACCATTTTTGCCCAGATGGGAACTCCCTCAGATTTTAGCCAGGGAACTGATTTTATTGATCGGTTAATCCCTGGAGGACTTGGTGATCTTTTAGTCCAATTGGTTGGCGCGATCGCCCTGCTCCTCTTGGGTTGGATTGTGGCTATCCTCGTCGCCAAGGGAGTCAACAGCTTACTTCATCGCACCCATCTCGATAATCGCTTAACGGAGTTAGTCTCCGGTCAACAGGGGGGGCCCGATAGCCTAGCGATCGAAGCACTAATCAGTAAGATTATCTTTTGGGTAATCATGCTGTTAGCGGTGATTGCCGCCCTCAATGCCCTAAATCTCACCGAAGTATCCCGTCCCCTCAATACATTTTTAGATGAGATTTCAGTATTTTTACCCCGGCTAGGTTCTGCTGCGGCCCTAGGCATCCTGGCGTGGATTCTGGCCACCATTGTCAAAACCGTTGTTACCCGTCTTGGCGAATCCCTAAACCTGGATCAAAAATTAGTAGAAACAACCACAACGGGAGCCGAATCATCAGAACTAGGGGCAGAACCTTCAGAGGGTAGCGATTCTGGTGACGCTCCCACTTTTAAGCTCAGTAGCACTCTGGGCAATTTACTCTATTGGTTTGTCTTTCTATTTTTCCTGCCCACCATTTTAGGGGTCTTAAATTTAGAGGGGCCCCTCCAGCCGGTGCAGCATCTTTTAGATGAATTACTCTCCGCCCTGCCCAAAGTCCTGAAAGCCATCCTTATTGGTGGTGTGGGTTGGGTGATTGCCCGCATTGTCAAGGGATTAGTGACTAATCTTTTAGCCGCCGCTGGGGCAGATCGCCTCATCCGTCGCTTACCGATCCAAAACAACCAAAATCAATATTCCATCTCTGCCCTCTTGGGAATGGTGGTGTATGTTCTAATTCTCATTCCCACGGCCATTGCCGCCCTAGAAGCCCTGGAAATTCAGGCGATTACCGTACCTGCGGTGAATATGCTGAATCAAATTTTGGCCGCCGTTCCCCAGATTTTTACGGCGATCGTTATTTTGATCATTGCCTTCTTCGTAGGTCAATTTATCCAAACCATCGTTACGACCTTTTTAACCGGCCTGGGATTTGATAATATTTTCCGTTGGATTGGTTTACCCATTGCCGTAGCAGGTTCATCCTCCAGTGCTGAGGTGACACCAGATACCCCAGAAAACCTGGAAACTCAAGATTCAACGAGTACCTATACCCCCTCCCAATTTATTGGTGTGGTTGTTCTGGTCGTCGTCATGCTCTTTGCCGTTGTCGCTGCCACCAATGTTCTTGGCTTTGCAGAACTGACCCAGATTACAACGGAACTGTTAAGAATCTTGGGCCAAGTCATTGCTGGGCTGGTTGTCTTTGCCATTGGCCTCTACCTCGCCAATCTCGCCTTCAATGTGATTCGCAACTCCGGCGGCGGCAAGGCCTTAATTCTCGCCCAGGCGGCACGCATTTCCATCATTATCTTAGTGGCGGCCATGTCGTTGCAACAGATTGGGATTGCCCCTAATATTATTAACCTGGCCTTTGGCCTCTTGATGGGGGCCCTGGCCGTGGCGATCGCCATTGCCTTTGGTTTTGGTGGTCGGGAATTGGCCGGGGAGCAGCTACGCCATTGGCTAGAGGCCTTCCAGCAAAAGGATTCATCCCGTTAA
- a CDS encoding sulfite exporter TauE/SafE family protein: MIIYLFGHLLAVAIGVSLGLLGGGGSVLALPVLVYVMGIDPKPAIAMTLVIVGSVSFLGVIPHARQGNVRWKTAAVFGAATMAGAYGGARLAGLPWISGTVQMLIFGVAMLLAAGLMIYRTARPKSLTEPANTLEGTLYTPPICKYCWLWLLTEGIGVGVLTGLVGVGGGFAIVPALVLLAKIPMRQAIATSLIIISANSVAGLLGYATTMELDWHLTLSFTLAAAIGTLVGIHLGQFIPTYQLQKGFGYFLLAIATFVLIQNLY; encoded by the coding sequence GTGATCATTTATCTGTTTGGCCATCTTCTTGCGGTGGCCATTGGGGTGAGTTTGGGCCTGTTGGGGGGTGGCGGCTCGGTTTTAGCCCTACCGGTGCTGGTTTATGTGATGGGCATTGATCCCAAACCAGCGATCGCCATGACCCTCGTGATTGTCGGTAGTGTCAGTTTTCTGGGCGTGATTCCCCATGCCCGCCAAGGAAATGTCCGTTGGAAAACGGCAGCGGTCTTTGGGGCAGCAACGATGGCGGGGGCCTATGGGGGTGCTCGATTGGCTGGCTTACCCTGGATATCTGGCACTGTGCAAATGCTGATCTTTGGGGTTGCCATGCTCTTGGCCGCAGGATTAATGATTTATCGAACGGCCCGCCCCAAAAGTTTAACTGAACCGGCAAATACCCTAGAAGGAACCCTCTATACCCCACCGATTTGTAAGTATTGTTGGCTTTGGTTACTCACGGAAGGCATTGGGGTGGGGGTATTGACGGGCTTAGTCGGCGTTGGCGGCGGTTTTGCCATTGTGCCGGCCCTCGTATTGCTGGCGAAAATTCCAATGCGGCAGGCGATCGCCACATCTTTGATTATTATTTCTGCCAACTCTGTGGCCGGATTATTGGGCTATGCGACCACCATGGAATTGGATTGGCATTTAACCCTATCCTTTACCTTGGCGGCGGCAATAGGCACATTAGTTGGCATTCACCTAGGGCAGTTTATTCCCACCTACCAATTACAAAAGGGGTTTGGTTATTTCCTACTGGCGATCGCCACCTTTGTATTGATTCAAAATTTGTATTAA
- a CDS encoding cation:proton antiporter produces the protein MFSLNPGAILMELLNNPFYETAFLLIISATLGAIALKLRQPLIIAFIAVGLLAGPSVLGWFKPSPQIELLSELGISLLLFVVGLKLDLHLIRSMGIVSLTTGLGQVIFTSVIGFLISLGLGYGFLNALYIAVALTFSSTIIIVKLLSDKREIDSLHGRIALGFLIVQDLVVVLVMIMLSSLRDTEGISIPMIVISLVLKGGVLLGGVALLMAYALPKLLHHLAKSQELLLLFAIAWAVSLSAASELLDFSAEVGAFLAGISLASTTYREAIAARLVSIRDFLLLFFFVNLGSHLNLSVLGDQFLPAIVLSLFVLIGNPLIVMIIMGYLGYRKRTGLLAGLTVAQISEFSLILVALGLNLGHIDESTVGLITLVGIITIGLSTYLILYSHILYEFLAPYLGIFERKIPHREEAGDTPESSLDVDVVVYGLGRYGGWLVNRLRHKGLEVYGVDFDPENVRRWRRQGLSAHYGDAEDPEYPSHLPLNTAKWVVSSLPGTRINLTLLHSLRHHGYQGKIAVTVHQDHEDEILRNRDVDLVLRPFVDAAEQAADELLEDLRGQQLI, from the coding sequence TTGTTTTCTCTTAACCCAGGGGCTATTTTGATGGAACTGTTGAATAATCCCTTTTACGAAACAGCATTTTTACTGATTATTTCTGCCACATTGGGGGCGATCGCCCTGAAATTGCGGCAACCCTTAATTATTGCCTTTATTGCCGTGGGACTTTTGGCAGGGCCCTCGGTGTTGGGCTGGTTCAAACCCAGTCCGCAAATTGAACTGCTCTCGGAATTAGGTATTTCCCTGCTGTTATTTGTGGTGGGCTTAAAACTAGACCTGCATCTAATCCGCAGTATGGGGATCGTCTCCCTCACTACCGGCCTCGGCCAGGTCATTTTTACATCCGTGATCGGTTTTTTAATCAGTTTGGGGTTGGGCTATGGCTTCTTAAATGCCCTCTACATTGCCGTTGCCCTCACCTTTTCCAGCACCATTATCATTGTCAAGTTACTCTCGGATAAGCGAGAAATCGACTCCCTCCATGGCCGCATTGCCCTTGGTTTTTTGATTGTCCAGGATTTGGTGGTGGTGCTAGTGATGATTATGCTCTCTAGCCTGCGGGACACTGAGGGTATTTCCATTCCCATGATTGTTATATCCCTAGTCCTGAAGGGAGGGGTACTCTTGGGTGGGGTGGCCCTCTTGATGGCCTATGCCCTGCCGAAACTGCTACACCATCTGGCAAAATCCCAGGAGCTACTCTTACTCTTTGCCATTGCCTGGGCCGTCTCCCTGTCGGCGGCCAGTGAACTATTGGACTTTAGTGCGGAGGTGGGGGCTTTTTTAGCGGGGATTAGTTTAGCCTCGACCACCTACCGGGAAGCGATCGCTGCCCGTTTAGTGAGTATTCGTGATTTTCTACTCCTGTTCTTTTTTGTGAACCTTGGCTCCCATCTCAATTTGAGTGTTTTGGGGGATCAATTCCTACCGGCGATCGTTCTTTCCCTCTTTGTCCTGATTGGCAACCCCCTGATTGTCATGATCATTATGGGCTACCTCGGCTATCGCAAACGTACCGGACTTTTGGCGGGCTTAACGGTGGCTCAAATTAGTGAATTTTCCCTGATTTTAGTGGCTTTGGGCCTCAACTTAGGGCATATTGATGAATCCACCGTGGGGTTAATTACCCTAGTGGGGATTATTACCATTGGCCTGTCCACCTATTTGATTCTCTACTCCCATATCCTCTACGAGTTTCTTGCGCCCTACCTAGGCATCTTTGAACGGAAAATTCCCCACCGAGAAGAAGCGGGGGATACCCCTGAAAGTTCCTTGGATGTGGATGTCGTGGTCTATGGCCTGGGCCGGTATGGGGGCTGGTTGGTGAATCGTCTACGCCATAAGGGTTTAGAGGTCTATGGGGTAGACTTTGACCCGGAAAATGTACGCCGCTGGCGACGACAGGGCCTTTCTGCCCACTACGGCGATGCCGAAGATCCGGAATATCCTAGCCATCTTCCCCTCAATACGGCCAAATGGGTGGTGAGTAGCCTGCCCGGAACGAGGATCAATCTCACCCTCCTTCATTCCCTACGTCATCATGGATACCAGGGAAAAATTGCCGTCACTGTCCACCAAGATCACGAAGATGAAATTTTACGGAACAGGGATGTGGACTTGGTTTTGCGCCCCTTTGTGGATGCAGCGGAGCAGGCGGCCGATGAACTTCTAGAGGATCTCCGGGGACAGCAACTTATATAA
- the hslO gene encoding Hsp33 family molecular chaperone HslO: MADQLIRATAAADGIRAVGVITTQLTEEARQRHQLSYVGTAALGRSMAAGLLLASSMKQPQARVNLRIEGDGPLGSIMVDAGCNGTVRGYVQNPQIELPPTPQGKLDVGGAVGNQGFLYVIRDIGYGYPYSSTVELVSGEIAEDVTYYLATSEQTASALLLGVFVGEAGVTAAGGLMVQILPKSAEDETLISTLEERVAALQSFTPLIQQGRTLPDIFGELLADMGMEILPQNQLLRFHCGCSQERMLGALKILGCEELKDILATDAKAEATCQFCNQVYWADAAALSELIAEF; encoded by the coding sequence ATGGCTGATCAATTAATTCGCGCAACGGCCGCCGCCGATGGCATTCGGGCCGTAGGGGTGATTACCACTCAACTTACCGAAGAAGCTCGCCAACGTCATCAACTATCCTACGTGGGTACGGCGGCCCTAGGGCGTTCCATGGCAGCGGGGTTGCTCTTAGCCTCCAGTATGAAGCAGCCCCAAGCACGGGTGAATTTGCGGATTGAGGGGGATGGCCCCCTGGGCAGCATTATGGTGGATGCCGGATGTAATGGCACGGTGCGCGGCTATGTGCAGAATCCCCAGATTGAGCTACCGCCAACACCCCAAGGCAAGCTGGATGTGGGGGGAGCCGTGGGGAATCAAGGATTTCTCTATGTAATCCGTGATATTGGCTATGGCTATCCCTACTCCAGTACGGTGGAACTGGTTTCCGGTGAAATTGCCGAGGATGTCACCTATTATTTAGCCACCTCTGAGCAAACCGCCTCTGCCCTACTCTTAGGCGTATTTGTTGGTGAGGCGGGGGTGACAGCGGCCGGTGGTTTGATGGTGCAGATTCTTCCCAAATCAGCAGAAGATGAAACCCTAATTAGTACCCTAGAGGAGCGTGTTGCCGCACTCCAAAGCTTTACCCCCCTGATTCAGCAGGGACGAACCTTACCGGATATTTTTGGGGAACTCTTGGCAGATATGGGCATGGAAATTTTGCCCCAAAACCAACTGCTACGTTTTCACTGTGGCTGTTCCCAGGAGCGGATGCTGGGGGCCCTAAAAATATTGGGCTGTGAAGAATTAAAAGATATTTTAGCCACAGATGCTAAAGCCGAGGCCACCTGTCAGTTTTGTAATCAAGTCTATTGGGCAGATGCAGCGGCCCTCAGTGAACTCATTGCCGAATTTTGA
- a CDS encoding MBL fold metallo-hydrolase: MLFRQLFDPDTSTYTYLIADEETQTAVLVDTVIEQVARDLTLLQELGLSLRYCLETHVHADHITGAGLLRQHTGCTTVVPQGANVDCANEFLRDAQRLPLGKIDILAIATPGHTDSHMAYLVNDTHLLTGDALFIRGCGRTDFQSGDAGTLYDVVTQRLFQLPESTLVYPGHDYRGHTVSTIGEEKTWNPRFRDRSRTEFIQYMDQLNLPNPKKIMEAVPANEQCGQMVSSTA, encoded by the coding sequence ATGCTTTTTCGACAGCTTTTTGATCCAGATACCAGCACCTATACCTACCTCATTGCCGATGAAGAAACACAAACAGCGGTGTTAGTGGATACAGTGATTGAGCAGGTTGCCCGAGATTTGACCTTGCTGCAAGAGTTGGGTCTATCCCTACGCTATTGCCTGGAAACCCATGTCCATGCGGATCACATTACTGGTGCAGGACTGCTACGACAACATACGGGGTGTACAACGGTGGTTCCCCAGGGAGCCAATGTGGACTGTGCCAATGAATTTTTACGGGATGCTCAGCGTCTTCCTTTGGGCAAGATAGACATCTTGGCGATCGCCACCCCTGGGCACACCGACAGCCACATGGCCTACTTGGTGAATGACACCCATTTACTGACGGGAGATGCCCTGTTTATTCGCGGCTGTGGTCGCACTGATTTCCAAAGTGGCGATGCCGGAACCCTCTACGATGTGGTGACGCAGCGGTTATTTCAGTTGCCGGAGTCCACGCTAGTTTATCCCGGCCATGATTACCGTGGGCATACCGTCTCAACCATTGGTGAGGAAAAAACATGGAATCCTCGCTTTCGCGATCGCAGCCGGACGGAGTTTATCCAGTACATGGATCAGCTAAATTTACCCAACCCCAAGAAAATCATGGAAGCCGTGCCCGCCAATGAGCAGTGTGGGCAGATGGTAAGCTCTACTGCCTGA
- a CDS encoding glycosyltransferase family 4 protein — protein MRIALFTETFLPKVDGIVTRLCQTITHLQANGDQVLVVSPAGGLEHYNGAKILGVPGFPLPLYPELKLALPRPAIRAALEDFAPDLIHVVNPAILGLGGLYYAQQLQLPLIASYHTHLPKYLKYYGLDFLEGLLWQLLRMGHNRAQLNLCTSTAMIEALDAHGIHHLRLWQRGVDVELFHPDRRSDEMRNFLSGGHPEAPLLLYVGRLSAEKEIEQIKPVLENIPQARLALVGGGPYREELEKHFAGTPTHFVGYLTGETLAAAFAASDVFVFTSRTETLGLVLLEAMAAGCPVVAARSGGIPDIVTDGVNGYLFDPEDQNGAIAACQQLFATPSERDKLRHNARLEAERWSWAAATEQLQGYYQSVVASPSQTMTAV, from the coding sequence ATGCGGATTGCGCTGTTCACCGAAACATTTCTGCCAAAAGTAGATGGCATTGTCACACGCCTATGTCAAACCATTACCCATCTCCAGGCCAATGGGGATCAGGTATTGGTGGTCTCACCCGCTGGTGGGCTTGAGCATTATAACGGCGCCAAGATTTTAGGTGTGCCGGGCTTTCCCTTGCCCCTCTATCCTGAACTCAAGCTTGCCTTGCCCCGGCCAGCCATTCGAGCCGCCCTAGAAGATTTTGCCCCGGATCTGATCCATGTCGTTAATCCAGCAATTTTAGGTTTGGGCGGACTGTACTATGCCCAGCAGTTGCAGTTACCCCTGATTGCTTCCTACCATACCCACTTACCCAAATACCTGAAATACTATGGACTAGATTTCCTAGAGGGACTCCTTTGGCAACTGCTCCGCATGGGGCATAACCGGGCCCAACTGAACCTCTGTACCTCAACGGCCATGATTGAAGCCCTAGATGCCCATGGTATTCACCATTTACGGCTCTGGCAGCGGGGGGTAGATGTGGAGCTATTCCATCCCGATCGCCGCAGTGATGAAATGCGTAACTTTTTGAGTGGGGGCCATCCTGAGGCTCCCCTACTCCTCTACGTGGGGCGATTATCGGCGGAAAAGGAGATTGAACAAATTAAACCCGTTCTTGAAAACATTCCCCAGGCCCGTTTAGCCCTTGTGGGCGGAGGGCCCTACCGCGAAGAACTAGAAAAGCATTTTGCCGGAACACCCACCCATTTTGTCGGTTATTTAACGGGGGAAACCTTAGCGGCGGCCTTTGCGGCTTCCGATGTCTTTGTGTTTACATCCCGCACCGAAACCTTGGGATTGGTGCTGTTAGAGGCAATGGCGGCCGGTTGTCCCGTGGTGGCAGCCCGCAGTGGGGGCATTCCTGATATTGTCACCGATGGCGTGAATGGCTATTTATTTGATCCCGAAGATCAAAATGGGGCGATCGCCGCCTGTCAACAACTCTTTGCCACGCCTTCTGAACGGGATAAACTACGGCACAATGCTCGATTAGAAGCGGAACGGTGGAGTTGGGCCGCCGCCACTGAACAGTTACAGGGCTACTACCAATCCGTGGTTGCTTCCCCATCCCAAACCATGACAGCGGTGTGA
- a CDS encoding rhodanese-like domain-containing protein produces MNQLTSEQTPPDTSYLIDAPTLKTWLEDRAVVLVDVREPGEYANEHIPGAQSIPLARLDRSALNLESNQRLVLYCQSGKRSAQGAQKLAAAGVTDIHELGQGILAWKNAGYGVIKEAGAPISLFRQVQIAAGVLITLGLVVGLAVTPWGFALTGFVGLGLTFAGITGTCGMGMLLAKLPYNRRANQRWS; encoded by the coding sequence ATGAACCAACTGACATCGGAACAGACCCCACCGGATACCAGTTATCTGATTGATGCGCCAACATTGAAGACTTGGCTAGAGGATAGGGCCGTGGTACTTGTCGATGTGCGGGAGCCGGGGGAGTATGCCAATGAACATATTCCTGGGGCCCAATCCATTCCCCTTGCACGACTCGATCGCAGTGCCCTTAATCTGGAGTCAAATCAACGATTGGTGCTGTATTGCCAGTCGGGTAAACGATCGGCTCAAGGGGCGCAAAAACTAGCCGCGGCAGGCGTAACAGATATCCATGAATTGGGTCAGGGCATTCTCGCCTGGAAAAATGCCGGTTATGGCGTAATCAAGGAAGCGGGGGCCCCGATCAGTCTCTTTCGCCAGGTACAAATTGCGGCGGGTGTGCTGATTACCCTAGGCTTAGTGGTTGGTTTGGCCGTAACCCCTTGGGGATTTGCCCTCACCGGCTTTGTGGGCCTGGGTTTAACCTTTGCGGGGATAACAGGTACCTGTGGGATGGGAATGCTTTTAGCCAAACTCCCCTACAACCGTCGTGCAAATCAACGTTGGAGCTAA